The following proteins are encoded in a genomic region of Pyricularia oryzae 70-15 chromosome 6, whole genome shotgun sequence:
- a CDS encoding phosphate-repressible acid phosphatase has translation MYTAIKAISLIAAAGLVAAAASPRGLAKNFHVRQGHPILTTRDTPTTAGSPAVGVTATATADVAAAAATANTLSPTSNVEGKAFNRILQIYLETTAYEHAINNTDCQALINQGILLTNHYGVAAPSQPNYVAPASGDYYGTDSDSFLLVDRNVSTIVDLLEDKNISWGDYNEGLPFTGYDGFEYSNPVEGNYARKHNLLLRFGSVFQNPDRLAKVKNLTMFYEDLNKKQLPQWGFVTPNLYNNGHDTNISVSCNWTRSFIEPLLQNTYFNDGKTVIYLTWQADGDDATDRNHVAGILLGSAIDKDLVGTKDDAFYNHYSELSSVQANWGLHTLGRWDVGANVWSWVGRKTGDAIRSWNNEIAGDTFESYYWNQSYGGVFSSANTSLHVYPAPNLELVQNGRTVLPAIADAWKGECGSFPSRNADDGDHGGEWRGGRFVNRRSDEAEMACDGGDGQDGDYDNSGADAWDGADHSGDHGGGSSTDANGGCLPDYYRNIIEIPDAAHPPQGFQVPLPLTPPEPIQTPITIYAVDQE, from the coding sequence ATGTACACCGCCATCAAGGCCATTAGCctcatcgccgccgccggcctggTCGCGGCAGCCGCCTCCCCACGAGGGCTGGCTAAAAACTTCCACGTTCGCCAGGGCCACCCAATCCTGACCACTCGCGACACCCCAACCACGGCCGGTTCACCGGCCGTTGGTGTCACCGCCACCGCGACTGCTGATGTTGCAGCAGCTGCGGCCACCGCCAATACGCTCTCGCCGACCTCCAACGTCGAGGGCAAGGCTTTCAACCGCATCCTGCAGATCTACCTCGAAACTACCGCCTATGAACACGCCATCAACAATACAGACTGCCAAGCCCTGATCAACCagggcatcctcctgacCAACCATTACGGAGTGGCCGCGCCGTCGCAACCCAACTACGTGGCGCCCGCCTCTGGCGACTACTATGGCACCGACAGTGACAGCTTCCTCCTGGTCGACAGGAACGTCTCCACCATTGTGGACCTTCTCGAGGACAAGAACATCAGCTGGGGCGACTACAACGAGGGCCTTCCCTTTACGGGATATGACGGGTTCGAGTACAGCAACCCCGTCGAGGGCAACTACGCCCGCAAGCACAACCTTTTGCTCCGCTTCGGGTCCGTCTTTCAGAACCCAGACCGGCTGGCCAAGGTCAAGAACTTGACAATGTTCTACGAGGATTTGAACAAAAAGCAGCTTCCCCAGTGGGGCTTTGTCACGCCTAACTTGTAcaacaacggccacgacACCAACATTTCCGTGTCCTGCAACTGGACCCGCTCCTTTATCGAGCCCCTGCTGCAGAACACATACTTTAACGACGGCAAGACAGTCATATATCTGACGTGGCAAGCGGATGGCGATGACGCCACAGACAGAAACCACGTCGCCGGCATCCTCCTCGGCAGCGCCATCGACAAGGACTTGGTCGGCACCAAGGACGACGCCTTTTACAACCACTACTCGGAGCTCTCCTCCGTCCAAGCCAACTGGGGCCTGCACACGCTCGGGCGCTGGGACGTCGGCGCCAACGTGTGGAGCTGGGTCGGTCGCAAGACCGGCGACGCGATCCGATCGTGGAACAACGAGATCGCCGGCGACACCTTCGAGTCGTACTACTGGAACCAGTCGTACGGCGGCGTCTTCTCCAGCGCAAACACCTCTCTGCACGTTTACCCGGCCCCGAACCTGGAGCTGGTGCAGAACGGCCGCACCGTGCTCCCCGCCATCGCCGACGCCTGGAAGGGCGAGTGCGGCAGCTTCCCCAGCCGGAatgccgacgacggcgatCACGGTGGTGAGTGGCGCGGCGGGCGCTTCGTCAACCGCCGCTCTGACGAGGCCGAGATGGCCTGCGATGGCGGCGATGGCCAGGACGGCGACTACGATAACAGCGGTGCTGACGCCTGGGACGGCGCCGACCACTCGGGAGACCACGGCGGTGGCAGCAGCACCGACGCCAACGGCGGCTGCCTTCCGGACTACTACCGCAACATCATTGAGATTCCTGACGCGGCCCATCCTCCCCAGGGCTTCCAGGTTCCTCTGCCGCTGACCCCTCCGGAGCCGATCCAGACCCCCATCACCATATATGCCGTTGACCAGGAGTAG
- a CDS encoding HET-C2 protein, whose product MSAVVIPAGGTFVDTLKKSFVDVPIDANNDNAIGTTEFLEAAESLTTIFDLLGSVAFTPVKNDILGNIKKVRDRQLAAPAESETIQALVINELKTKKHTAAEGLLWLVRGLEFMCIALSQNIAKTSEELADSFRTAYGATLKPHHSFLVKPIFSAAMSAVPYRKDFYAKVGSDQEKVSTELAKYLASLDKLIGIIKGFQERKEAKW is encoded by the exons ATGTCCGCAGTAGTTATCCCCGCCGGCGGCACCTTTGTCGACACCCTCAAGAAGTCCTTTGTTGACGTCCCCATTGACGCCAACAACGACAATGCCATTGGCACCACCGAGTTCTTGGAGGCTGCCGAGAGTCTCACGACCATCTTTG ACTTGCTAGGATCGGTCGCTTTTACCCCCGTCAAGAATGACATTCTCGGCAACATCAAG AAGGTCCGCGATCGCCAACTGGCCGCCCCCGCCGAGTCCGAGACGATCCAAGCCCTCGTCATCAACGAGCTCAAGACCAAGAAGCacaccgccgccgagggcCTGCTGTGGCTGGTCCG TGGCCTCGAGTTCATGTGCATCGCCCTGTCGCAGAACATCGCCAAGACCAGCGAGGAGCTGGCCGACTCGTTCCGCACCGCCTACGGCGCGACCCTCAAGCCCCACCACTCCTTCCTCGTTAAGCCTATTTTCAGCGCCGCTATGTCGGCCGTCCCCTACCGCAAGGACTTTTACGCCAAGGTCGGCAGCGACCAGGAGAAGGTCAGCACGGAGCTGGCCAAGTACCTCGCCAGCCTCGACAAGCTCATTGGTATTATCAAGGGGTTCCAGGAGAGGAAGGAGGCCAAGTGGTAA